A genomic window from Streptomyces broussonetiae includes:
- a CDS encoding PP2C family protein-serine/threonine phosphatase, producing the protein MRLRLGAGSARQPWLSSHALLLLPVLLIVVITVVDMNSPTNVHLGPALVIAPALTPSFAGPRTTAAIGTLAVAAQILIGVTHGGIGTMNHIVQIITLAVLSVMVVIYSVVRERRQAQLAQVRTVAEAAQHVLMWPLPEQIGALRIASLYLAAEDEAQIGGDLYAVTQYEGGVRVMIGDVRGKGLAAIGEAALLLGSFRESAHRHIPLAELAGLLDQSITRYAADLEPPEEAGERFATALLVEIPDRDPITRMTSCGHPPPLLLSPGHAVTVPSLHPSPPLGVHGDTEHTLDVFSFEAGDTLLLYTDGVMEARDTRGRFYPLTERVMPWTEESPEALMHHLRRDLLTHVGGRLGDDAALIAINRTPVERRRHHGRAVGTDALGHG; encoded by the coding sequence ATGAGGCTCCGGCTCGGCGCCGGGAGCGCGCGGCAGCCGTGGCTGTCCTCACACGCGCTGCTGCTGCTCCCGGTCCTGCTCATCGTGGTGATCACGGTCGTGGACATGAACTCACCCACGAACGTGCACCTGGGCCCGGCGCTGGTGATCGCGCCCGCGCTCACGCCCTCCTTCGCCGGGCCCCGGACCACGGCGGCCATCGGGACGCTGGCGGTTGCCGCCCAGATCCTGATCGGCGTCACGCACGGCGGGATCGGCACCATGAACCACATCGTGCAGATCATCACGCTCGCGGTGCTGTCGGTGATGGTGGTGATCTACAGCGTCGTGCGGGAGCGCCGGCAGGCCCAGCTGGCCCAGGTGCGCACGGTCGCCGAGGCCGCCCAGCACGTGCTGATGTGGCCGCTGCCCGAGCAGATCGGCGCGCTGCGGATCGCCTCGCTGTACCTGGCCGCCGAGGACGAGGCACAGATCGGCGGTGACCTGTACGCGGTGACCCAGTACGAGGGCGGGGTCCGGGTGATGATCGGTGATGTGCGCGGCAAGGGGCTCGCCGCCATCGGCGAGGCCGCCCTGCTGCTCGGCTCGTTCCGGGAGAGCGCGCACCGGCACATCCCCCTCGCCGAGCTGGCGGGCCTGCTGGACCAGAGCATCACCCGCTATGCGGCCGATCTGGAACCGCCCGAGGAAGCGGGCGAGCGGTTCGCCACCGCGCTGCTGGTGGAGATACCGGACCGGGATCCGATCACCCGCATGACCAGCTGCGGTCACCCGCCCCCGCTGCTGCTGAGTCCCGGCCATGCCGTCACGGTCCCGAGCCTGCATCCGTCACCGCCGCTCGGTGTGCACGGTGACACCGAGCACACGCTGGACGTCTTCTCCTTCGAAGCCGGTGACACCCTGCTGCTCTACACGGACGGTGTCATGGAGGCCAGGGACACCCGCGGCCGGTTCTATCCGCTGACCGAGCGGGTCATGCCGTGGACCGAGGAGAGCCCCGAGGCGCTGATGCACCATCTGCGGCGCGATCTGCTCACCCATGTGGGCGGCCGGCTGGGCGACGACGCCGCCCTCATCGCGATCAACCGCACGCCCGTCGAACGGCGCCGGCACCACGGCCGGGCCGTCGGCACCGACGCCTTGGGGCACGGGTGA
- a CDS encoding iron-containing alcohol dehydrogenase, with the protein MTDSLTPLSLDTVCRVEFGPGRIELLPELIAAGGHHRAFVVTDRGLRAAGVAERVLKILAAAGVEHTVYDEVAPNPSTGNVDAGAARARAFGPAVVVALGGGSVLDAAKGISLLVGNPDAVAADADHLWEAADGLPLIAVPTTAGTGAETNGFGVIEDAVACRKVYIGHPSVKPRIAVLDPELTLGLPPAATAATGIDALVHGIESLASRGANAFSVAFAAQAVAMIGHALPLAHRDGTDLDARAELMMGAHLAGQALTLSGLGLVHGIGHALTARTGTPHGVALAAVLEEVMEFSAPQAQQAYEQVARALRVAPPADGDWAGAAVTAVRELSGALDLKRPLRALGADRSLLPAIAAGAVADAVTKNAPRLPREPEVLDILTAVY; encoded by the coding sequence ATGACCGACAGCCTCACCCCCTTGAGCCTCGACACCGTCTGCCGGGTCGAGTTCGGCCCCGGCCGGATCGAGCTGCTGCCCGAACTGATCGCGGCAGGCGGTCACCACCGGGCGTTCGTCGTCACCGACCGGGGGCTGCGCGCGGCCGGTGTCGCCGAGCGCGTCCTGAAGATCCTTGCCGCGGCGGGCGTGGAGCACACCGTGTACGACGAGGTGGCTCCCAATCCGTCCACCGGGAACGTCGACGCGGGCGCCGCCCGGGCCCGTGCCTTCGGCCCGGCGGTGGTCGTCGCGCTCGGCGGCGGCTCCGTGCTGGACGCCGCGAAGGGCATCTCCCTGCTGGTGGGCAATCCCGACGCGGTCGCCGCCGATGCCGACCACCTCTGGGAGGCGGCCGACGGGCTGCCGCTGATCGCCGTGCCCACCACCGCCGGAACCGGCGCGGAGACCAACGGCTTCGGGGTCATCGAGGACGCGGTGGCCTGCCGCAAGGTGTACATCGGCCACCCCTCCGTCAAACCCCGCATCGCCGTCCTCGACCCGGAGCTGACGCTCGGCCTGCCGCCGGCGGCGACGGCCGCGACCGGCATCGACGCACTGGTCCACGGCATCGAGTCGCTGGCCTCACGCGGCGCCAACGCGTTCTCCGTGGCGTTCGCCGCCCAGGCCGTGGCCATGATCGGGCACGCTCTGCCGCTCGCCCACCGCGACGGCACGGACCTCGACGCGCGCGCCGAGCTGATGATGGGCGCGCATCTCGCGGGCCAGGCGCTGACCCTGTCCGGGCTCGGGCTGGTGCACGGCATCGGCCATGCGCTCACCGCCCGCACCGGCACCCCGCACGGCGTCGCCCTGGCCGCCGTCCTGGAGGAGGTCATGGAGTTCAGCGCACCGCAGGCGCAGCAGGCGTACGAGCAGGTGGCCCGGGCGCTGCGGGTGGCCCCGCCGGCCGACGGCGACTGGGCCGGGGCGGCCGTGACGGCGGTACGGGAGCTGTCCGGGGCGCTGGACCTCAAGCGCCCGCTGCGCGCCCTGGGCGCGGACCGCTCCCTGCTCCCGGCCATCGCGGCGGGCGCGGTCGCCGACGCGGTGACGAAGAACGCGCCCCGGCTGCCGCGGGAGCCGGAGGTGCTGGACATCCTCACGGCGGTGTACTGA